In Calditrichota bacterium, the DNA window AGGGTTCGGCCGTTTCTTCTGCCTCGGGCTCTGGCTGGTCAACACGCCGCAAAAAGCCCTGTCGGTACAGCTTGACGATGCGTTGCAACGCAGTGGGCAAGTCGTAGCCGCAGTCATCTATCACCGCGTTGAGGGGGCGCTGGCCGTCGAACAGGGAGATGAACTTTTGCATCTCAGGGCTTGGCTCACGGCGCGCCAGGATCTGTCGGAAGTTCTCGGTAGGCACCATGACGGCGTCCAGGCCCGGCAACTGCTTCTCCAGCGACTGGATTTCCTCCAAGCGCCTTGCTCCTTCCAGCAGGAGTCCTAATGTGCTCAGCGGCATGCCGTCGGCGGCGTCAGTTTCTTCATAGGAGACGGAAAAGCGACCACGACGCCAGGTGAGCATGTCGAAGAGGGCATTCTCCTGCTTAGTCTTGCTGGTCATGGCGCTTACGACGGCGCCGCGCCGGAGAACGACTTGTCCTGTGAGGCCAGAGGGGCTAGTTAAACGGATCGTGGCGGTTGTGCCCTCGTGGCCCATTTGCAGGAGCAGGTCGAACAACGGCAGGTCTTCCAGGCGGCCGCTGGGACCGCGTTGCACAGCCGTGCTCCGGCGCCGCCGCAGTCGCGCCAGTACCATCTCCACGCGCGCTACCACCTCTCTGACGTGCATGGGCTTGGCCAAAAAGTCCTTCGCCCCTAAGTTCAGCGCGCGGATCTTGGTCTCGGCGTCCCCCGCCTTGCTCAGGAAGATGACAGGTGTGTGCGCAGTGCGCGGATCGCTCTCGATGCGGTCCAACAGCTCCGCCCCGTCTGCATCCGGAAAGACGAATTCCGAGAGCACGAGGTCCGGCTGCACCTCGGGGATCTTGGTAACCGCCTCACCGATGTTGCTGCACGTAAAGACTTGGTAGCCGACCGCAGAGAGGTGTTCGCGCAGGATGCGTACGTTCTCCGCATGCGGGTCAACGAGCAGCAACTTTGTCCTATCGTCTCCAGTGGTCGGCATGAAGGGGTGAACCCTAGGTGCACGTGTGCCATTTTGGAGCTCAAATATAACAAAGATTCCCCCACTTGTCAAGCTTTTTCAGGGCAAGGTTTGGGAAGAGGCCAAGGCGAGGCTCACTGACCAGGCGCCCTCTCGGCGCGGAGGGCACTGGTGATCATGTCGATCCGCGAGAGGCTGCCGCTCCGCGGGGAGGCAAGCGGCTGCAGGCAGACTTCCTGTGCTTCAAGGTCGGAGATTTGGACTTGGTCCACGACCGCCATCCCGTAGCGGCTCAAGGTGCTGCTCTTACCCAGACCGGGGAAGCAAATCGTGGCGCAGGCACGGCCATCGTCGGGTGCCCATAGGAAAAGCAGGAGCTGAGAGGCATGTTCGGTCTTCAGCGCATAGAGGCCTGCATCACCACCTGCCAGCACTCGTGCAGCAAAGTCCTTCACTGCATCCTCAAGTGCCTCCCCTGGGATGCGGCCCACTTGTTCACAGCGGAACACGCGCCCGCCGTCAGCTTGGGTGGCTACGGGACGCAGGGCAAAGTGGGCGACCTCTTTCACGTCGAGCGTGCGGTGGAAAACATAGTCGAGCACGCAGGCGGACACAGGTGCCGACAAGCTGGAGAGCAATAGGTCGTAAAAGCGGGAGAGCTCACGTGCGATGGCGCGACACCGTGGACAAGCGTCGATGTGGCTGCGTAGCCCATCAGGGCGGGCGGCCGCGGGAGAATCAGTCAAGACCAGAAGTTCGATTTCGGCTTCCGTGGGACACCGGCCATGCGCCGGTTTTCGGCGAGGTTGCCTCATAGTGGTCGGCTTTGTACGTTCTCGTTGACGGCCCTCACGCGGGCCTCAGGTATCTCCTGCTCCAATCGACCGTGCTGTCGTACTATACATGCAAGCCTCCATTTCTACGTAAAATCACAGGAGCACGCGCAGCTGCTGACGGAACTCCTTCTTTGCCACTTTGGCCAGGTACTCGAAAATGGTGCGTTCCTCACGACGGTACTGTTTCTGCGTGAGGTTAGGGATGCGGTCCTTGAGCAGTCGGAAGTAGGAGTCGGGACGTCGATCATCGACCAGATCGTCGAGCACGTCCACCAAGGCGTCGCAGTAGATGGCTGCTTTCTCTTCGCCGAGCTTGCCACCTTGCAGGTACGTGGTGTGGAGCTTCTGCCGCACGCGGCGAATTGCTCGCTCTTTGGCAATCCTGATCTCCTCAAGCTGAAGGTGGTCCAAAGGGGTCGCCATGTGCTTCTCACCGCCGACGCTGTCGCGGAACATTTCGTTGCGCACGGTGCGAATGATTCGGGCTACCACATCCACGGAAAGGTAGTTCTGGTAGGTCGACTCCGCTTCTACAAGCGCCAAGAGTTTTTTGATCGACGCGGACACCGAGTCGCGGGGATGGTTGACACCATTGAACTGAATGCACAGGAGTTCTTCTGGGAAGGGTGGACATTCCCGGCGCAGCGGTGGACAGTGGGGATACACCGTGTCGCGAGCTCCTCCGTCGCGGCCGTTCGGGGCGTAGCAGATGAACTCCCGCCCCATTTCGCGAAAACAGGTGAGCTCCTTGGAATTGCGCACCGCCACTTTGATGTTGCGGACCACCTTTGCACCTTCCGGGTCGCGCTCGCGGAAGATGCGCGACAACTCCTGCTTGGTCTTCTTCACCACCAAACGGCGCACCTGCAACATCATCTCGGCGTCGTTGTCGCCAATCTCATCCAACTTTTGGCCAAAGTACTTGCGCAATTGCACAAATGCGCCGTGTTCGTCGCGCATGAACAGTTCGGCGACGCAGTCCATGGCCAAGTCTTCCAGTTCCTCCCGATCTTGGCGGACAAGGGCAATGCGCTTCCCGGAAAGCTCCTGGTAGCGCAGGTAGCTGAGCGCGGCCTTTTGCAGCAGGTTAACGAACTGGACCAATTCGGCCGAAGAATAGGTGCCGGCGCAAATCTTGCGGATCAGGCCGGTCAGGCTGAAGCTTGGCGAAGGATGGTGTTGTGTGTGCACGGTTGCTCTCTCGACGGATTCCAACATGCTGCGTGGGACCAGTTGTTGTCATGCTCCTTGCGACGGTTGCGCGAGGCAAGCCGGTGATTACGGCTTCCGACACGTCCGCAAACTGCATACCAGCCACCAGTCGTTTGCCCTGCAGAACGCCTTCGCAGAAACAGGCACTTACGGCTTCCGCTGCCTGGCCCTGCAGGTGAATTGTTGCAGAACTGTAATCAGGCGAAACACCTGTGCCGGTATGATACACCGAGGGGTGAGACAGTGGTGCCGCCACGCCACTGGTTGTCATGGGCAGCAGCGGGCGCGCAGGGGATTGGGGGCACTACTTGATCATCGGCAGGCCGTACTTCTTGGCCTTGCGGTAAATGGTAGCCCGACCAATGCCCAGCTTCTTCGCCGTTTGCGAAACGTTTCCGCCACACTCCAACAGCGCCTGCCGCAATGCCTCCTCCTCCAACTTCTCGATCCAGTTGGCAAGAGTGTGGTCTGCTTCATACAGGCGCTTCTCACCCAACGCCCTCACCGCAGCGGGTAGGTCACTGGGCATAATCTCCTTGGTCGCCGCCAGGACGACGGCGCGCTCAATGGCATTCTCCAGTTCGCGCACGTTGCCAGGCCAATGATAGGCCATCAGAAGCTCGAGCGCGTCAGGGGAGATGCCCTCGATCTCCTTGCCTTCCTCCTGGCTGTACTTCTTCAGGAAAAAGGCCGCCAATGCTGGGATGTCTTCCTTCCGTTCGCGCAAGGGTGGTAACTTGATGGGGAAGACCGCAATGCGATAGTAGAGATCTTCGCGGAATTCGCCCTT includes these proteins:
- a CDS encoding helix-turn-helix domain-containing protein; translated protein: KGEFREDLYYRIAVFPIKLPPLRERKEDIPALAAFFLKKYSQEEGKEIEGISPDALELLMAYHWPGNVRELENAIERAVVLAATKEIMPSDLPAAVRALGEKRLYEADHTLANWIEKLEEEALRQALLECGGNVSQTAKKLGIGRATIYRKAKKYGLPMIK
- a CDS encoding response regulator → MPTTGDDRTKLLLVDPHAENVRILREHLSAVGYQVFTCSNIGEAVTKIPEVQPDLVLSEFVFPDADGAELLDRIESDPRTAHTPVIFLSKAGDAETKIRALNLGAKDFLAKPMHVREVVARVEMVLARLRRRRSTAVQRGPSGRLEDLPLFDLLLQMGHEGTTATIRLTSPSGLTGQVVLRRGAVVSAMTSKTKQENALFDMLTWRRGRFSVSYEETDAADGMPLSTLGLLLEGARRLEEIQSLEKQLPGLDAVMVPTENFRQILARREPSPEMQKFISLFDGQRPLNAVIDDCGYDLPTALQRIVKLYRQGFLRRVDQPEPEAEETAEPFGPIALREPKLALLPEEERPQAGAETPLAPTATGPIAREPEEQVAPPPVEKTTPPPTPRPIAARQGIIFIGSVRAGRRQIVRTLTEGNFRVRTLRSFGDISLDRGTALLSNGVRLEVFGLEPDPRFGALSRIVAFELSGCVIVVDGSQSEHYDYYAYLISSLRRTLAPLPSVVAVTNVGAAPPDVEAVRRRLGLAPTDPLFFCDPTDRESVEKLVAPLLALGKTRKVSAKVAAQEHVGSN